The genomic window GGCACGAGCCGcgccctcgctctctctctctctctcgctctctctcgcgctctctttATGTCTCTCGCCCACCGCGTTCCACGTGCGCTTGCATTCCTTTAGCAGACTCTGTATGGCAGCAGATATATACCTGAGCAACAACTGTACAATTCTATTTACAATCAAAAGCAATAATAAAGGctttccatttaaaaagaaaggaaaagcagATTAGGGGCAGGGGCATTATAGAATAAATGTCAATGGTTCAGACGGGTCAAAGAGATTATCCTCTATTTAACCCAAAATGTCGAATGTGAGGGTCGAATAGGTCTCCAACAGTGTATGTCGAAAGTGGAATAGATCTCTAGCCTGTAGGGAAATGGCTGAACAGTGCGTGTTAAGGATTGAATAGATCTCTAGCCTGTAAGGGAATGGCTGAACAGTGTGTGTTAAGGATTGAATATGTCTCTAGCCTGTAGGGAAATGGCTGAACAGTGTGTGTTAAGGATTGAATAGGTCTCTAGCCTGTAAGGGAATGGCTGAACAGTGTGTGTTAAGGATTGAATAGATCTCTAGCCTGTAAGGAAATGGCTGAACAGTGTGTGTTAAGGATTGAATAGATCTCTAGCCTGTAGGGAAATGGCTGAACAGTGTGTGTTAAGGATTGAATAGGTCTCTAGCCTGTAAGGGGATGGCTGaacagtgtgtgtctgggggcgtcccctgtctgccccccccccccccccccctccccccggcagGCGGAGACGTGGACGCGCGGGACTACGGGCGCAAGCTGACCTCGCGGGAGTGGGCGCAGTTCACGGGCCGGCACGAGACGGCCCGCCTGATGCTGCGTCTGCTGGCCCAGCCGTGCGCCGAGCAGTTCTGCGACTCCTACCGGCCCGTCTGGCCGCCGCTGGCCCGCCTGGTGGCCGAGGCCCGCGAGCCGCGCGGCTGCGGCAGGAAGCTGTCGGAGAAGCTGTGCGGCGCCTTCTCCTTCACCCTCAGCCTGAAGACGGACCCGCAGGAGGACGGCGTGCTGGACCACATGGTGCGCATGACCACCGGGCTGGCCAGCCCCTTCGTGGCGGTGGCCTGCCGGACGGTGTGCCCCGGCAGCCCCCCCTGCGTGGGCAAGCGGCGGCCCGCCGTGCAGGAGATCCTGCGGCGCCAGCGGGTGGAGCAGCTGAGGAGCGCCGGCGGCGAGCGCCTGGACGCCTACAAGCGGCTCTTCCAGAACTCCCGCGTGATGCTGGTCCCCCGGCGGCGCGACCGGCGGGCCAGCCTGCAGCCGCAGGCCCTGCGGGaggcggcggaggcggcggcggctgcagcCGCCGGCACGGCGCTGGCCCTGCGGCGGACCAGCCTGCTGCCGCTGCACATGCTCCGGCGGAGCAGCGTGCGGCCCGGTGCGGTGGTGCCCAAGCTGCGCGTCTGCAAGGCCCCCCCGTCCACCTACCGGCCCGACAAGCCCGCCCGCAGGAAGAGCGGCGCCAAGGAGGCCTGCTTCCTCCAGGTCCCCAAGTGGAGGTACAAGGAGCTGAGGGACGAGAGGAGgaaggcagaggaagaggagaggaagaaccTGGAGATGTTCTACAGGAGGAAGAGGTGAGGGCACACAGAGCCGGACACGCAcggggaaacaggaagtgcacaaGGGACAGGAAGGGATAATCCCATCAGCCTTTAGCGGTCtatgagaaacaggaagtggtagTATTGGCAGCGTTCGCCAATGCTGAGGaaacgggaaaaaaacaggCTCAACAGTATTCAGCTGTGTAAGGGAAATGGGAAGTGGTGACCTCAGCAGCTCTCAGCTATGCACAGGAAACGGAGCGGGATTATCCCATCGGCTGATGGCCATGTGCAACAAAGTGGATGCGACAACCCCCTGAGCTTGTGCAGAGACTGTGAAAGCTGCCGAGCTGAGCCATGGCTTTCTGCAAGAATTTCATGCATTTAATATTTGATAGGaatttattttgcacaggtAATAGAGTGGAAAGAGACACAAGACGGTAAGAGTAGCATCAGACACAAAAAGTCAGAACCAGAAACTTGACATTTTCATTGATATATGGACATGTACTGATTTACATTTGCTTGTTTTCAGGTAGGTCTGTTGCACTACATGACTGTTTGACCTGATTTGCATTTGACTGAAACAGGATTTGAACTGTAAAGTGCAGCATTATCATTTTTTGCACAAGCTATTTAGTGGACACTGCAATATGAATTTGCccttggtttatttatttattttggtaatgTGTAGCCTGCTTCATTGAAAGATGATATATTGCAAATTTCAACTCTTGATAGCCTTTACTTGGCCATGACTGTTATTAATGAAAGTTCAGGGTATTTTACAAAGCTGATTTGTTTGATATTATTGTACCAGTATTACAcactgtgcatatttatcacacaGACTGAAAGCTGAATGTAAGCCAATATTGTGTTTACTTAATAAGATCAGTGCTCAGAGCTAACGTGATTTGGTCACTGAGGTCTTGCACTGGACAGTAATGTGATGATTTTACAGGGATGCTTAGCGACTGAATCACAGCCAGTGGAGGaatattaatgaaaatcttcCTGGGTTTGCGATGTCCTGAAATGCAACGTGGTGTCCAGTGagcaatataaaacaaaacaaagcacaaatcTGTGTGATTTcgagataaaaaaaagtttagaaaagtttaaaagattaaaaaaaaaaaaaaaaaacattatcagtTCCATCCATAGCAATTTGATGAATGTATCTTAAAGCACTTCAATTAATCAAggtttccaaaataaaaacagatttatatTGTGCTTCCTTGCTTTCTGAACTGTTTACGTACAGAGTCTAGCTGTGTCAACGCAGACACCAGCAATTCCATCACTGTAAACGTTActttatgaaatatttctgaTATTCGGCAGTCTATGCACCAGTAATAATGCAGCAGCCGTAAATAAGCCGTGTGCACAGCTCCGGTCTTGGCAGGCTTCCGCCGTTTAACTCCACGCAGTATTTATGGAGAGCAAAGCGCAGAATGTTTTACATGCAGATGAAGAGGCCTCTAAAAGACGAAGGCGAAACCAGCGCTCCAGACCGAATGAGCTGTGACTCTAATTTACAGCCGGTCCCCCGCCTCTCTACGGGGCTCCGCGCGAGCACCCGTCTTCAGGGGGAACCCAGCTATGGGTTACCGTCCGGGAGGCAAACCTGAAATGTTTGGCACAGACCTCTGAATGCGACGCATTGCACTCGAGCGCGTTCCTCCCCGAGATGGAAatcagagagaaaggagaacaCCGCCATCCACAGAGGAACAGCAGCGCTGGGTTGATGTTCGTTTTTTGGAAGACTATCCACAGGGttgtcattttgatataaaaaCCCCGCtgtggcttttaaaaataaagacgCTGGCatgtcatgaaaaaaacaaaaataaaacacttgagAAGACCTAACAAATGGTGTGTTTGGAAATATTAAACCTAACCGTCGACCAAGCATAGGCACTGAAACGATCAGATTTGGGACCGCATAGTTTCACATCTGACCTCACACATGATGACTGAAGGTGGTGTGGAAAAGCTGCTAGTGAAACACATAATTTGCCTTCTCTttgaataaaaactgaattgcaCATGCTCTACATGGAAGACCTTGAGCACCACATAACTAAATCAATATGCAAATAACGGGGGATGGTTTCCCTTTAGAACAGCTGAGGTTTGCAATAGGCAGACAGTGGAGACTCACTGAtctttacagtatgtgtatagGCTGCTACAGCAAGTGTGGTAGGTCCATCCAGGTGATTTAAACATCAGTTCCGCATGAATTACAACACTTATCTTACCCTTATGCCTCTCCAGCAACACTGAGGTCTACTTATGCACTACAAAACCAGATTCACATGTATATCAAAGAAGCCCATTCAGTCTCACGGCAGCTCACAAAGTCCTCATGCAGGCTACTTACACACGGACTGGAGTCAATCACCACTCGTCCTTAACTCTGACTTTCAAATAAACGTTCAAATCCTCAACACAGTTTGGCAGGTTCAAGGATCGCTGAAATTAACATTATAAATGGTGCgtgaattcaaaaaaaaaagaaaaagatttgacactagaaaaaactaaaaaggcaATTGTAAACCTAGGGCAAGGGAAAAACTCCCTAGACTCCATAGAGGAAGAAGCAACCAGACTCAGTAGGGGAAGCCCGTCCCCCCGAGGCCTGCATAGGGTGTGGGTACTCAGTGACCAGGCCTTCATTAAATCTTagcctaaggcttaggcttaGAAGGAtcatctcctcccccctcccttcccccctcctcacacATGGCGGGGGGGAAGCGCAGCGGTGTCCTTGGAGAGAGATGGTCCCTCCTGATAGGCTGTCGGTAATCAGCTGACCGTGCGTGCGCCTTTGCCCGCTCACACCTGGAAAGCGCACGGGAAATTCCGCCAGAAGGACACCTGGGCCTCGCGCAGGGAAACATGCGGCACGCGCCGCCATGCAACTTCCTGTGCGTCGCAGGAAACGCACACTCCGAACGCGAGCACTACGCTCTGAAAAACAGACTGCGTCTTCAATCACAACCACTCGTTAAATCTTTCcacttattcattttatttcttaaaataattgtcaacattttaaaaccagaggaaaaaaagacaaaccaaTGCCTCATGATCTGTACTTAATTCCAGcatgaaataaacatgattaaattacgtttttttttttttgtggggatttttatacatttttttaacaattcaaCTCGTCCCAAAAGTAATTTGAAGATAAATCATAAAATTAATAATCTAATATAATAAACCCTGGAATCAGTTCACTTAACTTTGTTTGGCACAAGTATGTGGTGTATGTCTTAAACTGGGGGAGAAAGGAAAGGTAATTAGCGTGGAGCATGACCACGCGTCTGCCCGGCGCAGAGTAGCGTTACTGACGGGGGCCCGCTTCTCGTGGGGGCGGCTGGGTGGAATGTGGGCGACGTATCCCTGGGTAACCTGAGTGCCGGCGTCTGATTGGTGGCTCACTTGCGGGGCTGGTGGATGTGCTGGTTGATGTGGTGGGCGGAAGGCAGCTTCTCCACGCAGGGCGTGGGCTTCTGGTGGGCCACCTGCGCCGCCGCCGGCGTGAAGTCCCGGTCCCCCTGGCAACAGAGTGGGCGGTCAGAAGGGCAGCGGGTGGTGAGAACGGCAGCGGGCGGTGAGAACGGCAGCGGGCGGTCAGAACGGCAGCGGGCGGTTAGAATGGCAGCAGGCGGTTAGAACGGCAGCGGGCAGTTAGAATGGCAGCGGGCGGTCAGAAGGGCAGCGGGCGGTCAGAAGGGCAGCGGGCGGTCAGAACGGCTGTCAGCTGCTCCCCGCACACCACCGGCACCAgggctctccagcaccaggagCAGTGCGGCGCGGCGCTTTCCTTCTTTCCAATCAACAGCCAACTTAGACGTGTAAACTCTTCATCTTAAATTACGCACTTCAGTGATAAAACACACCAAGATTCAGCAGGCaccgcggccctccaggactggacttTGAGATTCCAGTTATTAACATAAAAGTTTTTGATCACAGTTATTAACGGTAGTCCAATCACCTTCACTGACATGcagaaatgatgaaatattatttattggtaataGGCTACATTGTGGCATCAAGTCAAGGTGCGCTTTTGTGAGTACACGTAACTGTATGTGAGTTATGTCTGTACTTGCTGAccaccacacacagaccttGGACTGAAAGGGGGCTAATTGTGTCTATCACACGGGGCACTTGCTCTGCTTAAAGGACAGAACATCACTTCAGCAGATGGCCCAGCGTTCATTATTCTCAGACGGCAGGTTATGCTGAAGCAGCCTTGCTGGGCGAGACCGCACGCCGCGCGTTTTCAAGGGCGACTTGTGCACGTTCGGCGCGCGTGACAGGAATGATCATCCCCACATCGGGTGGATTTAGGTTTCCGAAGCTCGTTAGGGCGTCTAAAGCCAGCCGAAGTGGTCAGGGAGCCATTATCACAGGACTCAGCCCCCACTTAAAGGGATTGCtcactttctgggtttttaaATAACGCTCGAGTTTCAGTGCGTGTTTCCAAACGACCCAGATTGGTTTTTCTGCGTGATGACGGATatttatctccgccaggcggaGCCTGGAGGGGGATCATGCGTTTGGTTgcgtgtgttgtgcatgtgtgttgtgcatgtgtgtgtgtgtgtgtttgtgtgtgtgtgtgtttgtgtatcctTCTGCAGCTAATCTAGCATACTACTGGCCCGATCAGCCTAATTTTtcttgtgcatgctgacagcaggccaaggacctgaattctcgaatatttggcaaatcggtcaacgacaagttttttatttgaattaatttccatcattgtcgtCCATTGAAATAGACTTAGTGCTAGCTCCCAACCGGTCGAGTCGGTGATGAGAGCAATTCATTATGATGCACCGAAATCCAAAAGATATTCACCAAGATTAATGTTTCTAtattttgctaattagcacaaatTCACAGTGAATCAAGGTcaattaaaatctgaaatgtgaATTTTGTCCTGCGTGCGGGTCATTATATACGCCAATATATTTCCCTGGGTCCACAGCTGCACATTAGCGATACGTCTAGCGGTATGTTACCATGGAGACATGGTGCACGGTACCacttcaaatcaaataaaatgacaaaaaataaaaaataaaaataaaataaaaacaattaaaaaaaaacaagcttacCTTTGTTACGACTCCTGAGACAATCACAGTTGGCTTGGGTGGTCtggagaaagaagaagagagtGAAAATGATCACCCGTGTTTCCATCAGGGGAACTGACCACACAAATATGGCATTCCCAACACAGATGGGGCCATCACTAAAACATGCAGACGTGAGATAACGGGTCACTTTTGACCGCCAGTCAAACGTTCGTTAGGCAGGAGCAACAGCAACCAAAATAGAAAAAGACAAGAGTAGTATTATtcctcattaatatttatgaaagtGAGCTTAACAGCCCTGGACAGATTAACAGATAATTCACAGATGAGATTAATTCCACTGCCTGATTGCTTGCAAACACCTCTCTATTGTGAGATAGTCTGTTATACAGACATTACCTGGAGTTTAATGCAACCCGGCGTGCGTGTGCTTCCAAGATATTCAATCTTAAAAGTCGTAGAATATTCAGATTTTATACTGCTGGAGACTAAACGGCCCCTCCATTCAAACAAATGAAGCCGTTTTAAGTAAGACTTAGCAGCAGCTAACTGCACTCAGCAGCTTTCTCTTCCACTGCTTGTAATTACGCGTCTCGCACCTTAACTGGCGGTTGGTGCCCAGCCCATGAAGGCTTATAAAACACAGTTCAGTGTGCAGTAATACAGAACAGGGGCTACATCCATAACCGAAGTTTGGAAAATTTTTAGCGAATATCTGTACCACTTTTGTCTGCCATGTTTTCTCATGTATCCAGCCATATAAAACATACTCCGCatatgaattttattcattataaagCATACCACGCACTCGTAGGTCTGCGAGCAAAAGCCACCGCTGACAGAACTGCTTTTACATCACATGCCCGGCCAGGTGTTTCTCTCGGAGTCTTGCCTGGCTGCTGCCGTCGTGTCTGAATGGGTTTCAGCCCGGTTCGGATCTTTGTGAAAGCAACAAAAGTCTTCCTGACCTTTAAATGCTAGTCTGCCGGGTTCTGACAGCGCGCCGTGACGGACAGATACAAACAAGGGCCAGACAGAGGCTCTGAGTCAGGAGACAGACGCACAGGAAGAGGCCCCCGCTGGCCTC from Anguilla anguilla isolate fAngAng1 chromosome 8, fAngAng1.pri, whole genome shotgun sequence includes these protein-coding regions:
- the LOC118234559 gene encoding ankyrin repeat domain-containing protein 33B-like; this translates as MVLIMDDGGGSSSVKLNQVQPESNIKSGAEEHDEYLGSCDAGYDDDDDDDYDDVYQEFEEYEDFSELPDGRSIASDDSFYPPDDNLAYVRSPSPESPAPLTFFQACCNNNAIIVKIMIRQGVTEEEVKETDKNKRTGLIVACYQGYVDVVIALAQCPYVDINWQDNEGNTALITAAQAGHAMITGYLLSYFPGLDIERRNCHGFTALMKAAMQGRSACVRALMLTGGDVDARDYGRKLTSREWAQFTGRHETARLMLRLLAQPCAEQFCDSYRPVWPPLARLVAEAREPRGCGRKLSEKLCGAFSFTLSLKTDPQEDGVLDHMVRMTTGLASPFVAVACRTVCPGSPPCVGKRRPAVQEILRRQRVEQLRSAGGERLDAYKRLFQNSRVMLVPRRRDRRASLQPQALREAAEAAAAAAAGTALALRRTSLLPLHMLRRSSVRPGAVVPKLRVCKAPPSTYRPDKPARRKSGAKEACFLQVPKWRYKELRDERRKAEEEERKNLEMFYRRKR